One Panicum virgatum strain AP13 chromosome 3N, P.virgatum_v5, whole genome shotgun sequence DNA segment encodes these proteins:
- the LOC120664368 gene encoding protein MEI2-like 3 isoform X2 — MVIASGAVDRGHLSPFATLPESSSSSFFSEDLVPAERQVRFWKPESMVDHKGSKSAFASPLDKVHSMGANTVSGLEHPRGQAFKGQLDMLSLGNLMGQEENTSSLPSISWGDILGSSRSSLGSSTRGAAFVEPTSADQHVRDYGNYLSSSSLSEVFISKSRMMVGDVPGKSADAINSGCEGDEPLGSMKEMEAQTIGDLLPDDDDLISGITDGFECAGLSNQDDADEDIFYTGGGMELDNDDSSNSDKFHERSFDSQLSRKHSISKHPSRALIVKNINPSIEDSELRVQFQQYGDIQALHTSCKNHGFVTVSYYDIRAAQNAMRALHNTPLGLMNLDVQFSITKENVLNRDANNGILAVSIFDSSISNHDLLQIFSVYGDVKEIRKAPTGSNKIFVEFYDVRAAEVALNNLNKGDMSCSKIKVEHSRSGGAGLCFMKQCSGEWKQDTVTLQLKNSPPGTIGKSDPKSWENGTIHNLYTPVRPQLHGFSVNGSPKLSSPIRIEPTRQHNNQATLGEFNGSLSHGSFGRGLQVFHPHSLPECHNGICNSKSMTLNTRNSGFRLAEGVDYNNHKICSCDRHGHSSDQSEALGVTEIGSCPLHGHHHTWNNSNGIPQSPSAPMLWSNFHQPMHMHGYPAMPPHLRNTGAHPMEQHHLGSAPSNVGGFANVHSFHPGSLENVGFPGSPQLYPSDIPVFAPARGNYRETMFSPVNAGFPSLQQIFHATNGRSPMLRVSTSYDATNDRIRSRRHDGNGAQSENKKQFELDLDRIAKGEDSRTTLMIKNIPNKYNCKLLLAVIDENHRGTYDFIYLPIDFKNKCNVGYAFINMIDPQHIIPFYKTFNGKKWEKFNSEKVASLAYARIQGRNALIAHFQNSSLMNEEKWCRPMLFHKDGPNAGDQEPFPVGNNVRTRSGRNRPLTGSDTKEGSPSTSPN; from the exons AGGCAAGTCAGATTTTGGAAACCAGAGTCAATGGTCGACCACAAAG GAAGCAAGTCAGCTTTCGCTTCTCCACTTGATAAGGTCCATTCCATGGGAGCAAATACTGTTAGTGGTTTGGAACATCCACGAGGGCAAGCCTTCAAGGGTCAACTGGACATGCTTAGCCTTGGTAATTTGATGGGCCAAGAAGAAAATACTTCAAGCCTACCATCAATTTCATGGGGAGATATCCTCGGTAGCTCCAGATCCAGTCTTGGCTCCTCTACTAGAGGGGCAGCTTTTGTTGAACCAACTAGTGCTGACCAACATGTGCGTGATTATGGAAACTACCTTTCATCCAGCTCCTTATCCGAAGTGTTCATTAGCAAAT CAAGGATGATGGTAGGTGACGTTCCTGGCAAATCTGCTGATGCAATTAACTCTGGTTGCGAGGGAGATGAACCTCTAGGATCCATGAAAGAAATGGAAGCTCAAACTATTGGAGACctccttcctgatgacgatgatTTGATATCTGGAATCACTGATGGCTTCGAATGCGCTGGCTTGTCTAACCAGGATGATGCTGATGAAGATATATTCTACACTGGAGGAGGTATGGAGCTAGATAATGATGATTCCAGCAATAGTGACAAATTTCATGAAAGATCCTTCGATAGTCAGCTTTCTCGGAAGCACTCTATTAGTAAACACCCTTCCAGAGCTCTCATTGTAAAAAATATTAACCCGAGCATTGAAGATTCTGAGCTAAGGGTTCAATTTCAG CAATATGGGGACATACAGGCTCTCCACACGTCCTGCAAGAACCATGGATTTGTTACAGTGTCTTACTATGACATAAGAGCTGCACAGAATGCAATGAGAGCACTCCATAACACACCTCTGGGGCTGATGAACCTTGATGTTCAATTTTCCATTACtaag GAAAATGTTCTAAACAGAGATGCCAACAATGGAATACTGGCTGTATCTATCTTTGACTCTTCCATATCCAACCATGATCTTCTCCAAATATTTAGTGTTTATGGCGATGTCAAGGAG ATTCGCAAGGCCCCTACAGGAAGCAATAAGATATTTGTAGAATTCTATGATGTcagagcagcagaagtagcgcTGAATAACCTTAACAAGGGTGATATGTCATGCTCAAAAATCAAGGTTGAGCATAGCCGTTCTGGAGGGGCAGGATTATG CTTCATGAAGCAATGTTCCGGAGAATGGAAGCAGGATACTGTAACTCTCCAACTTAAGAACTCTCCACCTGGGACTATTG GAAAGTCAGACCCTAAAAGTTGGGAGAACGGCACCATTCATAATTTATATACTCCAGTTAGACCACAGCTCCATGGCTTCTCTGTGAATGGTTCTCCGAAGCTGTCATCACCTATTAGAATTGAACCTACACGTCAGCACAACAATCAAGCTACCCTTGGTGAATTTAATGGGTCGCTCAGTCATGGAAGCTTTGGACGTGGACTGCAAGTCTTCCACCCACACTCACTGCCAGAGTGTCATAATGGCATTTGCAATAGCAAGTCCATGACATTAAATACCAGGAATTCGGGCTTCAGGCTAGCTGAAGGAGTGGACTATAATAACCATAAAATCTGCTCCTGTGATCGTCATGGTCATTCCTCTGATCAAAGTGAAG caCTTGGAGTTACTGAAATTGGAAGTTGCCCCCTTCATGGACATCACCACACCTGGAATAACTCAAATGGTATTCCTCAGAGCCCCTCTGCTCCAATGTTGTGGTCCAACTTCCATCAACCAATGCATATGCATGGCTACCCTGCCATGCCACCTCATTTGCGGAACACTGGTGCTCATCCTATGGAGCAACATCACCTGGGTTCAGCTCCAAGCAATGTTGGTGGTTTTGCAAATGTACATTCCTTTCATCCAGGATCACTTGAAAACGTAGGGTTTCCTGGTAGCCCTCAACTCTATCCATCAGATATCCCTGTATTTGCACCTGCCAGAGGAAATTACAGGGAGACCATGTTCTCCCCTGTGAATGCTGGGTTTCCGTCACTTCAACAAATATTTCATGCAACGAACGGAAGGAGTCCAATGTTGCGTGTTTCTACTTCATATGATGCCACTAATGATCGGATCAGGAGCCGCAGGCATGATGGAAATGGTGCCCAGTCTGAAAACAAGAAGCAATTTGAGCTTGACCTTGACCGGATTGCGAAGGGTGAAGACTCGCGCACTACACTGATGATAAAAAACATTCCTAACAA GTACAACTGTAAGCTACTTTTGGCTGTCATTGACGAGAATCACCGAGGAACATATGATTTCATCTATCTTCCAATTGATTTTAAG AACAAGTGTAATGTGGGCTATGCTTTCATCAATATGATTGATCCACAGCACATAATTCCATTTTACAAG ACATTCAATGGCAAGAAATGGGAGAAGTTCAATAGTGAGAAAGTGGCATCACTTGCATACGCCAGGATCCAGGGAAGGAATGCTTTGATTGCCCATTTTCAGAATTCTAGCCTGATGAATGAAGAAAAATGGTGCCGTCCTATGCTTTTCCACAAAGATGGTCCAAATGCTGGAGATCAG GAGCCTTTCCCTGTAGGGAACAATGTCCGGACTCGTTCTGGGAGAAACAGACCGCTCACTGGTTCAGACACTAAAGAGGGAAGTCCATCGACCTCACCTAACTAA
- the LOC120664371 gene encoding uncharacterized protein LOC120664371: MEHYMMRLGAGGGQQLSRVEPIPDRRSRFWQMDAQPGARIDLICPQPRRASRPPFLMDSLNRASPKPNGALPVYRADSACDILDLILNKNDPDVDTDSSSQAGFFCGSPPVRTNNPVIHDPLFGKKTPSFSPLGSSFGKMGAGRVEVGSPSCGASSPKVRIEGFACGNKDPTNCAVTFA; this comes from the exons ATGGAGCACTACATGATGAGGCTCGGCGCGGGAGGCGGCCAGCAGCTCTCCAGGGTAGAGCCGATCCCCGACCGAAGGTCGAGGTTTTGGCAGATGGATGCGCAGCCTGGGGCTCGGATAGACCTCATCTGCCCTCAGcctcgccgcgcctcccgcccgCCCTTCCTCATGGACTCGCTCAATAGAGCCAGCCCCAAGCCGAACGG GGCACTCCCAGTGTATAGAGCGGACTCCGCTTGTGATATCCTTGACCTCATCCTTAACAAG AATGACCCTGATGTGGATACTGATTCAAGCAGCCAGGCGGGCTTTTTCTGTGGCTCCCCTCCTGTGCGCACTAACAACCCTGTTATCCATGACCCACTGTTTGGTAAGAAAACACCATCCTTTTCTCCTCTAGGGAGCTCTTTCGGCAAAATGGGAGCTGGAAGAGTCGAAGTAGGTTCTCCATCTTGTGGGGCGAGCAGCCCAAAAGTAAGAATCGAAGGTTTTGCTTGCGGGAACAAAGACCCCACCAACTGTGCAGTTACATTTGCCTGA
- the LOC120664369 gene encoding E3 ubiquitin-protein ligase ORTHRUS 2-like — MPDLPCDGDGVCMVCRVASPPEVDLLRCSTCATPWHSPCLSKPPALADAASWSCPDCSPDSSPAPAPAGPGNDLVAAIRAIEADHTLSDQEKARRRQALLAGSAPAAADDDEDDNAADDALEIVGKNFSCVFCMKLPERPVTTPCGHNFCLKCFQKWIQNGKRTCGKCRAQIPAKMAEQPRINSALVEVIRMAKISKNPNSSGSTAPYHYIRNDDRPDKAFTTDRAKKAGKANASSGQIFVTIAPDHFGPILAENDPRRNIGVRVGETWEDRLECRQWGAHFPHVAGIAGQSTYGAQSVALSGGYEDDEDHGEWFLYTGSGGRDLSGNKRTNKEQSSDQKFEKLNAALRISCLRGYPVRVVRSHKEKRSSYAPESGVRYDGVYRIEKCWRKIGIQGTFKVCRYLFVRCDNEPAPWTSDDHGDRPRPLPKIKELQGATDITERKGRPSWDYVEKEGWKWVVPPPISKKPVLSGDPDTDKQIRRATKRAHMSVAERLLKEFGCSICRAVIKEPLTTPCAHNFCKACLLGAYDSQASMRERSRGGRTLRAQKIVKKCPSCPTDICDFLENPQINREMMELIESLQRKADEGDTKVASDDAEECGDGESEGNDGALVKEEDDSSMNEDEQDSADADANADGSVKIVVEIEEGKDDKKAKMGVTEVADVLVEEKAVKETKKRKGDAETGTDVAPAKRMKKNIAAVEEATCTPVKRISKSGDVDSEGNSSPVVSSGRRVTRSSANASEADDSLARRTRSRARADAGC; from the exons ATGCCGGACCTCCCCTGCGACGGCGATGGTGTCTGCATGGTCTGCCGCGTCGCCTCCCCGCCCGAGGTCGATCTGCTCCGCTGCTCCACCTGCGCCACCCCGTGGCACTCCCCGTGCCTCTCCAAGCCCCCCgccctcgccgacgccgccagcTGGAGCTGCCCCGACTGCTCCCCCGACTCCTCCCCGGCCCCGGCTCCCGCCGGCCCCGGGAACGACCTCGTCGCCGCCATCCGCGCCATCGAGGCCGACCACACCCTCTCCGACCAGGAGAAAGCGCGGCGCCGCCAGGCCCTCCTCGCCGGCTccgcccccgcggccgccgatGACGACGAGGACGACAACGCGGCGGACGACGCCCTCGAGATCGTGGGGAAGAACTTCAGCTGCGTCTTCTGTATGAAGCTTCCTGAACGTCCCGTTACG ACACCTTGTGGCCATAACTTCTGCTTGAAATGCTTCCAGAAGTGGATTCAGAATGGGAAAAGGACGTGTGGGAAATGTCGGGCGCAGATCCCGGCCAAAATGGCTGAGCAACCAAGAATTAACTCTGCACTAGTTGAAGTTATCCGGATGGCTAAGATTTCAAAGAATCCCAACTCATCAGGCTCTACAGCTCCATATCACTATATTCGGAATGATGATAGGCCTGACAAGGCATTTACAACTGACAGAGCTAAGAAGGCTGGGAAAGCTAACGCTTCTAGTGGCCAGATCTTTGTGACCATTGCACCTGATCATTTTGGCCCCATTCTTGCAGAAAATGATCCCCGAAGGAATATTGGTGTTCGAGTTGGGGAAACATGGGAAGACCGTCTTGAGTGCAGGCAATGGGGTGCCCATTTTCCTCATGTAGCTGGTATTGCTGGCCAGTCTACATATGGCGCACAATCAGTAGCCCTCTCAGGAGGgtatgaagatgatgaagaccaTGGAGAGTGGTTTCTTTACACTGGAAG TGGTGGAAGGGATCTAAGCGGGAACAAGCGGACAAACAAGGAGCAATCATCAGATCAGAAATTCGAGAAGCTAAATGCTGCTTTACGTATTAGTTGCTTGAGGGGCTACCCTGTCAGGGTTGTGCG GTCGCACAAAGAGAAGCGTTCCTCATATGCTCCTGAATCTGGTGTGAGGTATGATGGAGTTTATAGAATTGAGAAATGTTGGAGGAAGATTGGTATTCAG GGTACGTTCAAGGTCTGCAGGTATCTCTTTGTACGCTGTGACAATGAACCTGCCCCCTGGACCAG TGATGATCATGGTGACCGTCCAAGGCCATTGCCGAAGATAAAAGAGCTGCAAGGTGCAACTGATATAACGGAGAGGAAAGGACGCCCTTCATGGGACTATGTT GAGAAAGAAGGCTGGAAATGGGTGGTGCCTCCACCAATCAGCAAGAAGCCTGTTCTCTCTGGGGATCCTGACACTGACAAACAAATCCGGAGAGCAACAAAGCGTGCTCATATGTCTGTTGCTGAGAGGCTACTGAAAG AGTTTGGCTGTTCCATCTGCCGGGCCGTGATTAAAGAACCCCTTACTACTCCATGTGCTCACAACTTTTGCAAGGCTTGTTTGCTTGGGGCATATGATAGCCAGGCTTCTATGAGGGAAAGAAGCCGTGGTGGTCGAACCCTTAGGGCACAGAAGATTGTGAAGAAATGCCCTTCCTGCCCAACTGACATCTGTGACTTCCTAGAAAATCCCCAG atcAACCGAGAAATGATGGAGCTGATTGAGTCTTTGCAACGCAAGGCTGATGAAGGTGACACCAAGGTGGCTTCAGATGATGCTGAGGAGTGTGGTGATGGCGAGTCAGAGGGAAATGATGGTGCTTTGGTGAAGGAAGAGGATGATAGCAGCATGAATGAGGATGAGCAAGACAGTGCTGATGCTGATGCTAATGCTGATGGCTCTGTGAAAATTGTGGTTGAAATCGAGGAAGGAAAAGATGATAAGAAGGCCAAGATGGGTGTGACTGAAGTGGCGGATGTGTTAGTTGAAGAAAAGGCTGTGAAAGAGACAAAGAAACGCAAGGGCGATGCTGAGACTGGCACAGATGTTGCTCCTGCTAAAAGGATGAAGAAAAACATTGCTGCTGTGGAAGAGGCTACTTGCACTCCAGTGAAACGGATCAGTAAGAGTGGTGATGTGGATAGTGAAGGCAATAGTAGTCCGGTTGTGAGCAGTGGCCGTCGGGTGACTCGGAGCAGTGCGAATGCTAGTGAAGCTGATGATAGTCTGGCAAGGAGGACCAGAAGCCGTGCTAGAGCTGATGCTGGTTGCTGA
- the LOC120664370 gene encoding protein NEN4-like yields the protein MNGSGNRRMSEIVFFDVETTAPSPAGRWWLLEFGAILVCPRKLVEVASYETLIRPGDLSAVSRRFTDVEAIASAPTFREVADKIFDILDGRVWAGHNIQRFDCPRLREAFADIGRPAPEPAGVIDSLNVLAAEFGRRAGDLKMATLATYFGIGTQKHRSLDDARMNLEVLKHCATVLLLESSLPQAMQLAGRDGAVTRRSSTASAHHRPAAMSQTKLPFAPAVKAVPAPAAGTAQKSGGKRDSLGKPVGRANATSNKPAPEAAAPAALSARPPRRPTAATPFHMILRHSRAILR from the exons ATGAACGGTAGCGGTAACAGGAGGATGAGCGAGATCGTCTTCTTCGACGTTGAGACGACGGCGCCATCGCCGGCGGGCCGGTGGTGGCTGCTCGAGTTCGGCGCCATCCTCGTGTGCCCCAGGAAGCTCGTCGAGGTGGCCAGCTACGAGACGCTCATCCGCCCGGGGGACCTCTCGGCCGTCTCCAGGCGCTTCACGGACGTCGAGGCCATTGCCTCCGCGCCCACCTTCCGGGAGGTGGCCGACAAGATATTCGACATCCTCGACG GCCGCGTGTGGGCCGGCCACAACATCCAGCGCTTCGACTGCCCGCGCCTCCGGGAGGCGTTCGCCGACATCGGCCGCCCGGCCCCGGAGCCCGCCGGCGTGATCGACTCCCTCAACGTGCTGGCCGCCGAgttcggccgccgcgccggcgacctCAAGATGGCCACCCTGGCGACCTACTTCGGCATCGGCACGCAGAAGCACCGCAGCCTGGACGACGCGCGCATGAACCTCGAGGTGCTCAAGCACTGCGCCACCGTCCTGCTGCTCGAGTCCAGCCTGCCGCAGGCGATGCAGCTGGCCGGCCGCGACGGCGCCGTCACCAGGAGGAGCTCCACCGCCTCCGCTCATCACCGGCCCGCCGCCATGTCGCAGACCAAGCTACCCTTCGCCCCTGCTGTGAAGgccgtgccggcgccggcggctggcaCTGCTCAGAAGAGCGGCGGCAAGCGGGATAGCCTGGGCAAGCCAGTGGGGAGGGCCAACGCCACCAGCAATAAGCCAGCGCCAGAAGCTGCTGCTCCAGCAGCATTGAGCGCTCGGCCACCCAGGCGCCCAACGGCGGCGACGCCCTTCCACATGATCCTCAGGCACTCCAGGGCCATCCTCAGATGA
- the LOC120664368 gene encoding protein MEI2-like 3 isoform X1 — protein MVIASGAVDRGHLSPFATLPESSSSSFFSEDLVPAERQVRFWKPESMVDHKGTECIRSCPLMSGSKSAFASPLDKVHSMGANTVSGLEHPRGQAFKGQLDMLSLGNLMGQEENTSSLPSISWGDILGSSRSSLGSSTRGAAFVEPTSADQHVRDYGNYLSSSSLSEVFISKSRMMVGDVPGKSADAINSGCEGDEPLGSMKEMEAQTIGDLLPDDDDLISGITDGFECAGLSNQDDADEDIFYTGGGMELDNDDSSNSDKFHERSFDSQLSRKHSISKHPSRALIVKNINPSIEDSELRVQFQQYGDIQALHTSCKNHGFVTVSYYDIRAAQNAMRALHNTPLGLMNLDVQFSITKENVLNRDANNGILAVSIFDSSISNHDLLQIFSVYGDVKEIRKAPTGSNKIFVEFYDVRAAEVALNNLNKGDMSCSKIKVEHSRSGGAGLCFMKQCSGEWKQDTVTLQLKNSPPGTIGKSDPKSWENGTIHNLYTPVRPQLHGFSVNGSPKLSSPIRIEPTRQHNNQATLGEFNGSLSHGSFGRGLQVFHPHSLPECHNGICNSKSMTLNTRNSGFRLAEGVDYNNHKICSCDRHGHSSDQSEALGVTEIGSCPLHGHHHTWNNSNGIPQSPSAPMLWSNFHQPMHMHGYPAMPPHLRNTGAHPMEQHHLGSAPSNVGGFANVHSFHPGSLENVGFPGSPQLYPSDIPVFAPARGNYRETMFSPVNAGFPSLQQIFHATNGRSPMLRVSTSYDATNDRIRSRRHDGNGAQSENKKQFELDLDRIAKGEDSRTTLMIKNIPNKYNCKLLLAVIDENHRGTYDFIYLPIDFKNKCNVGYAFINMIDPQHIIPFYKTFNGKKWEKFNSEKVASLAYARIQGRNALIAHFQNSSLMNEEKWCRPMLFHKDGPNAGDQEPFPVGNNVRTRSGRNRPLTGSDTKEGSPSTSPN, from the exons AGGCAAGTCAGATTTTGGAAACCAGAGTCAATGGTCGACCACAAAG GCACTGAGTGTATTCGTTCATGTCCATTAATGTCAGGAAGCAAGTCAGCTTTCGCTTCTCCACTTGATAAGGTCCATTCCATGGGAGCAAATACTGTTAGTGGTTTGGAACATCCACGAGGGCAAGCCTTCAAGGGTCAACTGGACATGCTTAGCCTTGGTAATTTGATGGGCCAAGAAGAAAATACTTCAAGCCTACCATCAATTTCATGGGGAGATATCCTCGGTAGCTCCAGATCCAGTCTTGGCTCCTCTACTAGAGGGGCAGCTTTTGTTGAACCAACTAGTGCTGACCAACATGTGCGTGATTATGGAAACTACCTTTCATCCAGCTCCTTATCCGAAGTGTTCATTAGCAAAT CAAGGATGATGGTAGGTGACGTTCCTGGCAAATCTGCTGATGCAATTAACTCTGGTTGCGAGGGAGATGAACCTCTAGGATCCATGAAAGAAATGGAAGCTCAAACTATTGGAGACctccttcctgatgacgatgatTTGATATCTGGAATCACTGATGGCTTCGAATGCGCTGGCTTGTCTAACCAGGATGATGCTGATGAAGATATATTCTACACTGGAGGAGGTATGGAGCTAGATAATGATGATTCCAGCAATAGTGACAAATTTCATGAAAGATCCTTCGATAGTCAGCTTTCTCGGAAGCACTCTATTAGTAAACACCCTTCCAGAGCTCTCATTGTAAAAAATATTAACCCGAGCATTGAAGATTCTGAGCTAAGGGTTCAATTTCAG CAATATGGGGACATACAGGCTCTCCACACGTCCTGCAAGAACCATGGATTTGTTACAGTGTCTTACTATGACATAAGAGCTGCACAGAATGCAATGAGAGCACTCCATAACACACCTCTGGGGCTGATGAACCTTGATGTTCAATTTTCCATTACtaag GAAAATGTTCTAAACAGAGATGCCAACAATGGAATACTGGCTGTATCTATCTTTGACTCTTCCATATCCAACCATGATCTTCTCCAAATATTTAGTGTTTATGGCGATGTCAAGGAG ATTCGCAAGGCCCCTACAGGAAGCAATAAGATATTTGTAGAATTCTATGATGTcagagcagcagaagtagcgcTGAATAACCTTAACAAGGGTGATATGTCATGCTCAAAAATCAAGGTTGAGCATAGCCGTTCTGGAGGGGCAGGATTATG CTTCATGAAGCAATGTTCCGGAGAATGGAAGCAGGATACTGTAACTCTCCAACTTAAGAACTCTCCACCTGGGACTATTG GAAAGTCAGACCCTAAAAGTTGGGAGAACGGCACCATTCATAATTTATATACTCCAGTTAGACCACAGCTCCATGGCTTCTCTGTGAATGGTTCTCCGAAGCTGTCATCACCTATTAGAATTGAACCTACACGTCAGCACAACAATCAAGCTACCCTTGGTGAATTTAATGGGTCGCTCAGTCATGGAAGCTTTGGACGTGGACTGCAAGTCTTCCACCCACACTCACTGCCAGAGTGTCATAATGGCATTTGCAATAGCAAGTCCATGACATTAAATACCAGGAATTCGGGCTTCAGGCTAGCTGAAGGAGTGGACTATAATAACCATAAAATCTGCTCCTGTGATCGTCATGGTCATTCCTCTGATCAAAGTGAAG caCTTGGAGTTACTGAAATTGGAAGTTGCCCCCTTCATGGACATCACCACACCTGGAATAACTCAAATGGTATTCCTCAGAGCCCCTCTGCTCCAATGTTGTGGTCCAACTTCCATCAACCAATGCATATGCATGGCTACCCTGCCATGCCACCTCATTTGCGGAACACTGGTGCTCATCCTATGGAGCAACATCACCTGGGTTCAGCTCCAAGCAATGTTGGTGGTTTTGCAAATGTACATTCCTTTCATCCAGGATCACTTGAAAACGTAGGGTTTCCTGGTAGCCCTCAACTCTATCCATCAGATATCCCTGTATTTGCACCTGCCAGAGGAAATTACAGGGAGACCATGTTCTCCCCTGTGAATGCTGGGTTTCCGTCACTTCAACAAATATTTCATGCAACGAACGGAAGGAGTCCAATGTTGCGTGTTTCTACTTCATATGATGCCACTAATGATCGGATCAGGAGCCGCAGGCATGATGGAAATGGTGCCCAGTCTGAAAACAAGAAGCAATTTGAGCTTGACCTTGACCGGATTGCGAAGGGTGAAGACTCGCGCACTACACTGATGATAAAAAACATTCCTAACAA GTACAACTGTAAGCTACTTTTGGCTGTCATTGACGAGAATCACCGAGGAACATATGATTTCATCTATCTTCCAATTGATTTTAAG AACAAGTGTAATGTGGGCTATGCTTTCATCAATATGATTGATCCACAGCACATAATTCCATTTTACAAG ACATTCAATGGCAAGAAATGGGAGAAGTTCAATAGTGAGAAAGTGGCATCACTTGCATACGCCAGGATCCAGGGAAGGAATGCTTTGATTGCCCATTTTCAGAATTCTAGCCTGATGAATGAAGAAAAATGGTGCCGTCCTATGCTTTTCCACAAAGATGGTCCAAATGCTGGAGATCAG GAGCCTTTCCCTGTAGGGAACAATGTCCGGACTCGTTCTGGGAGAAACAGACCGCTCACTGGTTCAGACACTAAAGAGGGAAGTCCATCGACCTCACCTAACTAA